The Chlamydiota bacterium genome segment TTTTTGACAATAGAAAGTCCAAGTCCAGTCCCTTTCTCCTTCGTCGTAAAAAAAGGATCGTAAATCTTATTGACATCAGGAAGATCCATCCCGACTCCGGTATCGGAAACAGAAACGAGAAGTGTTTCATTTTCTTCATCGAGAGAAGAAGTAAGGGTAATCAATCCCTGTCCCTCTCCCTTTTCTTGAATAGCCTCGAAGGCATTGATGATCAAATTGGAAAAAATCTGCCTCAGATGTCCTTCATCAAAAAAAAGGAAAGGTAGATCTTTTTGATACTGCTTCTTAATATGAATGTTAGGGAAAGTGGTCTCAGGATGAATTTCATGGATCGCGCTATCCAGTACTTGATTAATATTTAATTTGGTCAATTTTGCATTCGACCATTTAGAATAATCCATGATTTGACTCAAAATACGATCGGACCTGTGAATTTCTTCTCGAATAATGGTGACATGTTGCTTAACATCCGATAATTCATCCGTAACATGCTTTTCGAGATAATAAGCCGCATTATTGATAATGGTGAGAGGATTTTTAAGGCCATGAGCAATTTCTCCGGCCAACCGCCGAATGGCATGAATTTTTTCCCGCCTTAAATGAAATTCTCTCTCTTCTTCATCTTTAAGCACCCGCTGTTGAATAAGCGCATAAATTCCCCAACAGCAAATAGAAACCAAGAGTAAGACAATGATTCTCAAGTAAAAAATTTCTTGAAGGAAAAGTTCTGTTTCGCGTTCCCCCACATAAACCGCTCCCGCATAAAAAATACAAAAGGCAAGATTGATGATTCCTTGAACTCGAATTTTAGGGAAATTAATGGCATTTCGAATCATCAATCCTGTATAAAACCAGTAAATCGGACTTTCAAGGCCTCCGGTCAATGGAATTAAAAAACTTAAATAAAGATTATCAATAATGGAAAGAAAAAAGGCGGCTGTTTTAATTGATAAATCGCCCCATTTTCTAGCTTGAGCCCATGTCAAAACAACAAAGAAAATGGCATTGGCCATTAAATAGAGGCCCGCTTGATAAAACAAAAAACTTTTTGAAAAAAGATGCGTGGTATCTTGACTTCCAGACCCAAAAAAGAGAAAAGAAAAGAAGAGAAGAGCCGCTTTGATCGGCATCATGATCATTTTTTCAACAATCAAAATTCTTCGAATTTGACGATTTTTAGTTTCCATTGAAGTAAGAATCCGAGTGATTATTTTTCAGAAAAGAAGGTTATCATTTTACGGACTAAATATTTTGCTAACTTTTTCTTTGTCCATAATCGAGTGGGAACTTTCATGGTTGAAGGTTCAAGAATTAAAAATTCAATTTTATTAGCCTCAAAACCACGGTCTTGAAAACCTACGCAATTAGCCACTATTAAATCCAAATTTTTTCCGAGCATCTTTTCCCGAGCATTTTCAAAAAGACGTTCGGTCTGGGCAGCAAAACCCACAAGCATTTTTTTCCCCTTATGATTTCCGGCCCAAGCTAAAATATCTGGATTAGAAATAAGTTCTACAATTCTAGAACATCCTTCTTTTTTTATTTTATGGGGAGAATAACTTTTCGGACGAAAATCCGAAACCGCTGCCGTCATCATCAGGACATCACAATCTCGAAAATTTGCTTGAAGGACTTTGAACATTTCTCTGGCTGAAACGACATGAAGGGTTTTAACCGGTAAAGGTTTTAGAGAGGTTGGGCCTGAAATCAAAAGAACGGAACAACCCAATCTCCAAGCTTCTTCAGCAATGAGATAACCCATTTTGCCACTCGAGGGATTGCTGATAAAACGGGTTGGATCTAAATACTCACGTGTGGGGCCTGCGGTGACAAGAATACGCGGAAGGCTTTTTCTCATATGAATTAAATCATTTTCATTGATATCATCATAAGCTTTGTCCGCCCAAGTGAACGAAAAGAGTCCACCGCCAACAGTCGACGGTCAACAGTAAAGGTCTTTATTTCTATGGACTGTAGACCATAGACCATGGACTAATTCCATATATTAATTTGATATCCTTTTCTGAACCTCTTTTAAAATGGCTTCTAACGAAGCCAGTCTTCCCACTCCCTCATAACCACAAGCAAGATAACCTACTTCAGGATTAACAAAAAAGTATCCATGAGATTTTAATTTTTGAATATTTTCCTGAACAATTGGATTCTCGTACATTTGATCATTCATCGCAGGAGCAAAAATCACAGGTTTCCTCGTCGCCATCATAGTGGTTGTAATGACATCATCGGCAATCCCGCTTGCAACCTTTCCTATAATATTTGCTGTAGCCGGAGCCACCACCACCAAATCCGCCCAGTGGGCCATTTGAGTATGCATCATACTGGCAAAGTCCTCTTCATCAAGCACACTCTGAATTACAGAATGACCCGAAAGAGTTTTAAGCGTCAGAGGCGTCACGAAATGGAGTGCATGTTGAGTCAAAAGGACATA includes the following:
- a CDS encoding GHKL domain-containing protein, whose product is METKNRQIRRILIVEKMIMMPIKAALLFFSFLFFGSGSQDTTHLFSKSFLFYQAGLYLMANAIFFVVLTWAQARKWGDLSIKTAAFFLSIIDNLYLSFLIPLTGGLESPIYWFYTGLMIRNAINFPKIRVQGIINLAFCIFYAGAVYVGERETELFLQEIFYLRIIVLLLVSICCWGIYALIQQRVLKDEEEREFHLRREKIHAIRRLAGEIAHGLKNPLTIINNAAYYLEKHVTDELSDVKQHVTIIREEIHRSDRILSQIMDYSKWSNAKLTKLNINQVLDSAIHEIHPETTFPNIHIKKQYQKDLPFLFFDEGHLRQIFSNLIINAFEAIQEKGEGQGLITLTSSLDEENETLLVSVSDTGVGMDLPDVNKIYDPFFTTKEKGTGLGLSIVKNLIETYDGSVEVESKKERGSTFTIRLPIATKNQR
- a CDS encoding phosphopantothenoylcysteine decarboxylase encodes the protein MRKSLPRILVTAGPTREYLDPTRFISNPSSGKMGYLIAEEAWRLGCSVLLISGPTSLKPLPVKTLHVVSAREMFKVLQANFRDCDVLMMTAAVSDFRPKSYSPHKIKKEGCSRIVELISNPDILAWAGNHKGKKMLVGFAAQTERLFENAREKMLGKNLDLIVANCVGFQDRGFEANKIEFLILEPSTMKVPTRLWTKKKLAKYLVRKMITFFSEK
- the coaBC gene encoding bifunctional phosphopantothenoylcysteine decarboxylase/phosphopantothenate--cysteine ligase CoaBC is translated as MRSKETLKGKKILVGICGSIAAYKSCELIRTLVTEGASVYVLLTQHALHFVTPLTLKTLSGHSVIQSVLDEEDFASMMHTQMAHWADLVVVAPATANIIGKVASGIADDVITTTMMATRKPVIFAPAMNDQMYENPIVQENIQKLKSHGYFFVNPEVGYLACGYEGVGRLASLEAILKEVQKRISN